GCGCATCGTCACCGGGTGCCAGGGCATCGTGGACCGTTACGGCCTGCCCGGGTACACCGTCGGCATCGGCTCCAAGGGCTGCGTCACCTTCTCCCCCGAGAAGGTGGTGGACTACGAGACCTTCAAGGCCAACCAGGACGCCGACCTGTCCGAGCTGGCGTGGCTGTTCAACATGAACCGCGGCATCTTCATGACACCGGGCCGTGAGGAGGAGTGGACCCTCTCGGTCACCCACACCGACGAGGCCATCGACGCCTACATCGCCTGCTTCGAAGAGTTGGCGCGCGACCTGACGGCGTGAGACGCCCGACGGCGGAACGCGACCTGACGGCGTGAGACGCCCGACGGCGGAACGCGACCTGACGGCGTGAGACGCCCGACGGCGAAGCTCGCCCGAGGGCGTATCGCGACACGGCCCGTCGACGGTCGTGACACTGAGGTGGGCCCCGGCCCGGCACTCGCCGGGACGGGGCCGGCGGTCTCGTCCAGGCCGCAGCGCCCGCGCCGTGCCCCGGCCCCCCACCGAACGCGGGCACGCGCTTCCGCGGAAGCGGCCGCCGTCAGCTCGGGTCGGGCTCCGCCGTCGCCGCTCCCGTCGTCCTCTCCGCTGCCGCGTCCGTCGTCGTCTCCGCCGCGTAGCGCAGGAAGACCACACCCGAGGCGAAGTTCCGGGTCTCGAGCAGCCGCAGCCCGAGCCGTTGGTCCAATGCCGGGAGGTAGGGCGTGCCCGCGCCGAGCACCACCGGGTGCACGGCGACGCCGTACTCGTCGACCAGCCCGGCACGGATCAGGGTGCCGGCAAGCGCGGGGCCGCCGACGTCGATGACCGCAGCGGGATCGGCCTTCAGCCGCCGCACTTCCTCGACCGGGTCACCCCGGACGAGCCGGCTGTTCCACCCGACCTCCCGCAGGGTCGAGGAGAACACGACCTTCGGCGTCTGGGCCCAGATCTCGGCGAACTCGCGCTCCACCGGGCTGGCGTCCGGGTCAGACGGTGCCGTCGGCCAGTACCCCGCCATGAGCTCGTACATCCGCCGCCCGTACAGGGAGGTGGTCACCTTCCGGGACTGCTCGTTGAAGAACGAGTGCAGCTCCTCGTCCACCTGGACCCAGTCCAGCGACCGGCTCGGCGTCTCTACGAACCCGTCGAGCGACATCGACAGCGAGTAGATCACGGTGCCCATGTCCACCAACCCCTCAGCCGCGAATGGGCACGATGATCCCGGGGCCGTGCACGGCGTGCAACCGCCGGGTGCTCACAGCGCCCGGGTGAGGCTCCGGCGGAGCAGCCACGCACCCAGCGCGAGGAGCACCGCCGCCATCGCGGCCAGCACGCCCAGCTGCGGGAGGATGTCCGTCAGCGACCCGCCGCGGCGCTGGATCTCCGCGAACGCCTCGTACGCCCAGGCGTGCGGCGTCACGTGGGCGATCCGCTGCAGTGAGTCGGGGAAGATCTCCAAGGGCACCATGCACCCACCGAGGGCGGCCAGGATGAGGCCGGTCCCGATGCCGACGCCGGCGGCGGCGCCCTCGCTGTCCATGACCGACCCGATCACCATGGCTCCGGCGGCGGCGACGAGGCTGAAGACCACGAGCACCAGCCCCGACAGCGCGATGTTGCCCCAGTCCACCCCGAACAGCACGGCGGTGCCGATCATGATGTAGGCGCCCTGGAACACCGCGATGGCGAACCGGCCCGTCGCCTGACCTGCGACGGCCATGCCGGTGGAGACCGGCGCCGCGAGCGTGCGGCTCATCACGCCGTGACGGCGCGCCTGGATGAGGGTCGCGGAGCCGGCCAGGGAGGCGAGGAAGACGAACAGCAGCGTCTCGGCGGCGGCGCCGACGTCGAACCCGGACGAGCCCGCGAACGCCTCGGAGATGTCGTCGACGTTGGTCACTTCAAGGCTGG
This window of the Georgenia yuyongxinii genome carries:
- a CDS encoding dihydrofolate reductase family protein is translated as MGTVIYSLSMSLDGFVETPSRSLDWVQVDEELHSFFNEQSRKVTTSLYGRRMYELMAGYWPTAPSDPDASPVEREFAEIWAQTPKVVFSSTLREVGWNSRLVRGDPVEEVRRLKADPAAVIDVGGPALAGTLIRAGLVDEYGVAVHPVVLGAGTPYLPALDQRLGLRLLETRNFASGVVFLRYAAETTTDAAAERTTGAATAEPDPS
- a CDS encoding ABC transporter permease → MRSVLAIAGVELRRFLRDRSNIFFVFIMPLLLVLVIGSQFGGDGSQGRVVVVGESTDLRDALVTEMEDDDVAVTFADADDAREQLARGRSDVAVLVSEDDAAAFTAGDTADIEVVLGSQAGAQATFQRVRTAMQAVATERNQLSALIDAGAEESAAATALAAAAETVNPPSLEVTNVDDISEAFAGSSGFDVGAAAETLLFVFLASLAGSATLIQARRHGVMSRTLAAPVSTGMAVAGQATGRFAIAVFQGAYIMIGTAVLFGVDWGNIALSGLVLVVFSLVAAAGAMVIGSVMDSEGAAAGVGIGTGLILAALGGCMVPLEIFPDSLQRIAHVTPHAWAYEAFAEIQRRGGSLTDILPQLGVLAAMAAVLLALGAWLLRRSLTRAL